TCATTGAATTTCAGAAATTCAACCGGGAGCAGAAGTTTAAGGCAGTGCCGGTACCGGCTGGGAAATTGCCGGATGTGATGGCCAAGGAGGCCAAAGGCGTGGTGTTAAATCCGCTGGAGGTGAGCCTTTCCCTGACGGTGACAAAGAACCAGCCCAAGCCCAGGACGGCGGAGGAAGCTGTGAACAGAGCGCTGGCGGAGATGGAATAACCGACAAAAGCAGCAGATGATTTTTCCATGACATACACAAAGGGGGACTGTATATGGCAAGACACTATATCATCACGATTGGAAGAAGTTTTGGAAGCTGTGGCCGTGAGATCGGAGAGAAGCTGTCGAAGGAGCTGGGGGTATCCTTCTATGACCGGAATCTGATCCTGATGGCTGCCAAGAAGAGCGGCATGAAGATGGAACTGCTGGAGAGCGCCGATGAGAAGCTGCTGAACCGGTTTCTGGATCCGTATGCATCCATGAATTCCACCATGGGCACCACCAATGACCGTCTGTTCCGGGTGCAGTCTGAGATCATCCGGGAGATCGCGGGCCGGGAATCCTGTGTCATTGTGGGACGTCAGGCGGACAAGGTGCTGGCCGGATACGATAACTGCACGAAGATCTTTATCTATGCGCCGCTGGAGCGCCGGGTGGATACGATCATGAAGCGCCATGACCTGAATGAGCAGGAGGCGCGCCGTCTGATCCGTCGGATGGACAAGAGCCGGAAAAACTACTATTCCTATTTCTCAGACGGAGAGTGGGATTCCAAGGACGGCAAAGACCTGATGATCGACAGCAGTTACCTAGGCGTGGACGGCACGGTGAAATACCTGGCAGAACTGATCCGCTGGAAATATCAGCTCCAGGCATAAGCGGCAGAATGGGACAAAGGTGCAGCTTTGTGAATGCGGGTGAGAACCATAATAAAGTGTGCACAAAAACGTGTGCAAAAAAATGTAAGAAATTGCGAAAAAGGGATTGACATTTAGATAAACATCCCTTATAATAATTATCGTTGAGCAGTTGTGGCGGAATTGGCATACGCGCATGATTCAGGTTCATGTCCATGTAGGTGGGTGCGGGTTCAAGTCCCGCCAACTGCATACGATGAAGATCGGAGATTCGAGAGAGAATCTCCGATTTTTTCATCTCGTTTTCTTTTTGGAGAATACGGTCCTGTTACCGGCAGACGGAAAAAGGAAATTGACCGGAAAAAATATATTGTATAAAAAAATGAAAAAAGTGTTGACAATTATATTGGAGAGTGTTATTATAATACTCGCATCAGGTAATACCGATGCAGGCAACACACCGAATGAGCAGTTGTGGCGGAATTGGCATACGCGCATGATTCAGGTTCATGTCCATGTAGGTGGGTGCGGGTTCAAGTCCCGCCAACTGCATATCGAAGAAGATCGGAGGTTCGAAAGGATCTCCGATTTTTCTATTCTGTTCTTTCTTTCGATTTCGCAGAATTTGGCACCGGCAGTTTCCGCAGGCATTCTGCATAAAGCAAAAGACAGGATGGGGCGGTGGTCAGTCTGTATTTTTGGTATTGTAAAAATAGTTCAAAAAATTTGTGAAATTATTTTTCAAAAAGTGTTGACATTCCACGGACACCGTGGTATTATAATATTCGCGTCAGGGAGTTACAGAAAAGCTTCCCAAGCGCATGAAACGCAGTTGTGGCGGAATTGGCATACGCGCTAGACTAAGGATCTAGTGAGCATTGCGCTCGTGCGGGTTCAAGTCCCGCCAACTGCATAGGATACTCTGCAGATGTTGTGTCTGCAGAGTATTTTTTATTTTTCATTCTGAAATTCTATTGTATCTGATACTCGAAGCTGTCTTTTCTGTTGCATCCCCTTTGTTTCTGATGTAAAATAACGTCGAAAACCCTACGGGGAAAAATGGATTTTTACAGCAGGAGGAACAGACAATGCGTTTGGTAGTCAAGGTCGGGACATCTTCTCTGACACATAAAACAGGACTTTTAAATATCAGAAAGGTACAGAAGCTGTGTGTGACACTGTCGGACATTCAGAATGCGGGACATCAGGTGATCCTTGTGTCATCGGGTGCCATCGGTATGGGTGTGGGCAAGTTGCATCTGGACCGGAAGCCGACAGATATGGCGACGAAGCAGGCAGCGGCGGCTGTGGGCCAGTGCGAGCTGATGTACGTGTACGACAAGCTGTTTGGGGAATACAATCATACAGTGGCGCAGATTCTGCTGACGGGCAATGATGTGGACAATGAGATCCACCGGGAAAATATCCGCAGCACCATCAGTCGTCTGCTGGAGCTGGGTGTCATTCCCATCATCAATGAGAATGACTCGGTGGCAACGGCGGAGATTGACGAGATCAATGCCCTGGGCGACAATGATACACTGGCAGCCATCGTTTCTGTGTGCATCGGCGCGGATCTGCTGGTGCTGATGAGTGATATCGATGGGCTGTATACCGAGGATCCCCGGAAGAATCCGGATGCGAAGCTGATCCATGAGGTGGAAAATCTGACGGAAGAAATGATGGAAAGCGCCGGAGGCGCAGGCTCCTCCCAGGGAACCGGCGGCATGCGCACGAAGTTAAAGGCAGCGAAGCTGGTGTGTGAGAACGGTATCGACATGGTGATCACCAACGGGGATACGCCGGAGAACCTGTACGGCATTGTGGACGGCGATCCCATTGGCACCCGTTTTTTAAAGAAAAAATAAGCTACATATTCTTTTCTAAATATGCATCCGTCTGCGCACTTCTTCTCGGAGACGGGCACGGGTGAGGATGGTGCCCAGAGCAGCGGCGATGACAGCGCAGCAGGTGAGTACCACGGCGGACCAGGAAAGCTCCAGGGGCGCGTGGGCGAAATGTCTTGTCAGAAGTTCTACCAGCACGGTGAAAGCGGCGATCTCCAGCACGATGACCACGGCCATGGACAGGATGGAACGGCTGACTTTCCGGTAAATGAGGGCGAACAGCAGAACCAGCACGGTGAGGGCGCCGATGATGGGCAGGGCCACCTGGGTAAACCAGGGGGAACCCGGGAATTCATAGGCCACGATACCGGCGTACAGCGCCACCGCGGCTCCGTCAAAGAGGATGGTCAGGTAGACGGACAGGCGGCTGTAAATGAGCATGGGCGTGCAGAAGATCCACAGCAGGATGCAGGCGCCGATGACATAGAAGGACCAGTGATTGGAACGAAAGACTAGGAGATTTAAGAGGCCGCAGGCGATGGCGGTCCCTGCCAGAACGACAGAGATCAGGATCGCCAGATCTGTGCGCTTCACCGGATCTACCTGGCCTTTTTTGCGTGGATAAGGGTAGGGCGGAACCGGCTCCTGGGGGTTCATCAGGTTCGGGTTGATTACCGGCGTGTTGCATAAAGGGCATCGTTTTAACGACGGATCCAGTTTCACGCCGCAGTTGACACAGTAGGACATGGTTTATACCTCCATAGACCGGTTGGACCGGATGGTGACGGGTACCTGATCTTCCACGAGCTTGCAGAAAAACAGGCGTTCGATATCGGTTTCGACAATGCTGCTGGCGAAATTGATGACCAGCGCATCCTGAAAGCTTGCAATAGCGCAGTTTGTGCGGGCAGAAAAAGGCTGTCCCATGATCGCTTCGAAATGATCGACGAAGGGGGCCATTTCCGGCGGCACATCAATGACGCCCAAGTTGGTCAGCCCCGCCGAGGACTGTTTGTCCTGAATCCGGATGTAAAACTGCCGGACGAACAGATCCTTGATGAACAGCGGGACAGTACGGATCACCGGGTGCCGCTGGGTGGCGGCG
Above is a window of Oscillospiraceae bacterium NTUH-002-81 DNA encoding:
- a CDS encoding cytidylate kinase-like family protein, which gives rise to MARHYIITIGRSFGSCGREIGEKLSKELGVSFYDRNLILMAAKKSGMKMELLESADEKLLNRFLDPYASMNSTMGTTNDRLFRVQSEIIREIAGRESCVIVGRQADKVLAGYDNCTKIFIYAPLERRVDTIMKRHDLNEQEARRLIRRMDKSRKNYYSYFSDGEWDSKDGKDLMIDSSYLGVDGTVKYLAELIRWKYQLQA
- a CDS encoding DUF6320 domain-containing protein, producing MSYCVNCGVKLDPSLKRCPLCNTPVINPNLMNPQEPVPPYPYPRKKGQVDPVKRTDLAILISVVLAGTAIACGLLNLLVFRSNHWSFYVIGACILLWIFCTPMLIYSRLSVYLTILFDGAAVALYAGIVAYEFPGSPWFTQVALPIIGALTVLVLLFALIYRKVSRSILSMAVVIVLEIAAFTVLVELLTRHFAHAPLELSWSAVVLTCCAVIAAALGTILTRARLREEVRRRMHI
- the proB gene encoding glutamate 5-kinase codes for the protein MRLVVKVGTSSLTHKTGLLNIRKVQKLCVTLSDIQNAGHQVILVSSGAIGMGVGKLHLDRKPTDMATKQAAAAVGQCELMYVYDKLFGEYNHTVAQILLTGNDVDNEIHRENIRSTISRLLELGVIPIINENDSVATAEIDEINALGDNDTLAAIVSVCIGADLLVLMSDIDGLYTEDPRKNPDAKLIHEVENLTEEMMESAGGAGSSQGTGGMRTKLKAAKLVCENGIDMVITNGDTPENLYGIVDGDPIGTRFLKKK